The genomic segment TGGTGGCGGCTGCTGTGCATACGGGCCTGTCTACGGCCGAAGTCTATGGTGTCGCTACTTTCTACAACCAGTTCCGGTTCAAACCTTTAGGAAAGTACACCATCAGTGTCTGCTGCGGTACCGCGTGCCACGTGCGGGGTTCGGCGGAGATTCTGCAGACCTTGGAGTCGGAACTCGAGATCCGTCCAGGGGAGACCACCGACGATGGATTGTTTACCCTGGAGACAGTGGCTTGTTTAGGGGCTTGTAGTATGGCGCCTGTGGTGATGGTGAACGGAGAGTTCCACGGCAAACTCACGCCAAAATCTGTACTGAAGATGATCAATCTGTACAGGAAAAAGGGGTAGAAAGATGCGTACATTAATGTCTAAATGCTGTGACCGCTGTACTCATTCCCAGGAGAATCCCTGTCGGGATTATATTACCTGTCGGTTGGAAGGACCCCTCTGCCATGATGATGCCGCCTGTCGAGCAAAACGGCAGGAGATCCGGGCGGTCCTGGACGGACTAAAGCTGTCCCGTCCGGTGGTGAGTGTGGGGATGGGGACCTGCGGCTTGGCCTCCGGCGCCGATAGGGTCTGGACCAAGCTGCATGAGCTGGTGGAAGCCGCAGGCCTTGATGTGGAGTTTAAGCAGGTGGGGTGCATTGGGCTTTGCTTCCGGGAAGTACTTGTAGATGTACAGAAGCCTAATCGACCCCGGGTATCCTTCGGCCCGGTGACCGAGGACAAGGTGCCCCTCCTGATTGAATACCTGCAAAATGATGTGCTACCCATGGAGATGGCCATTGGTCGGTTCCCCTATGGGGGAGAGATCGAAGGGGAGATCCCTGAACAGAAAGTCCCCTTGATTTATGATCTGCCCGTCTTTGCCAAGCAGAAGCGGGTGGCTTTGGCCAACTGTGGTTTGATCAATCCCGATTCCTTGTCCGAATACGTCCATCGGGGTGGTTTCAGTGCCCTGTCTAAGGTCCTGAAGGAGATGAAGCCCCAAGAGGTGATCGCGACCGTTACTGAGGCGGGCTTGCGGGGCCGTGGTGGCGGAGGATTTCCCACGGGACGGAAATGGGGATTTGTCGCGGCAGAGTCCGCAGATAAGAAATACCTGGTGTGTAATGCCGACGAAGGAGACCCCGGTGCTTTTATGGACCGCAGTCTTTTGGAAGGGGATCCCTACCGGGTCTTGGAGGGTATGCTCATTGCCGCCTATGCCATGGGCGCCACCGAGGGGTATATCTACGTCCGGGCGGAGTATCCCCTGGCTATTAAGAAACTAAAACAGGCCATAAAGAACATGGCCGAGCTGACCCTCATCGGGGATAATATCCTTGGCAGTGGCTTCAATTTCCATTTGAAGATCAAGACCGGGGCGGGAGCCTTTGTCTGCGGTGAAGAGACGGCCCTCCTTGCCTCCATCGAGGGTAAACGGGGCATGCCTAGACCGCGTCCGCCCTATCCGGCTAAGGAAGGTCTCTGGGGCAAACCCACCTGCGTGAATAACGTGGAGACCTTCGCCAATGTGTCCACCATCATCCAGAAAGGGGCCCAGTGGTTCGCCGCCATCGGTACGGAGACGAGCAAGGGGACCAAGGTCTTTGCTTTGACCGGCAAGGTGAACAACACAGGGCTCATTGAGGTGCCTATGGGAACCACCATCCGCGAGATCGTGTTTGATATCGGTGGTGGGATTGCCAATAACGGTGAATTCAAGGCGGTGCAGATCGGGGGGCCCTCCGGTGGGTGTCTACCCAAGGAACTGTTGGATACCCCGGTGGACTACGAGTCGTTGCTCAAGGCTGGGGCCATGATGGGTTCCGGTGGTCTGGTGGTGGTGGATCAGCAGACCTGCATGGTGGATTTTGCCCGGTTCTTCATTAGCTTCACCTGTAAGGAGTCTTGTGGTAAGTGTATCCCCTGCCGGGAAGGGACAGCTCGCATCCTAGAGACCATGGATCGAATTGTCTCGGCCCGGGCCGATGAGACCGGCGATGATACCTTGGTGCGGTTCCAAAGTGTGGTGGAGCTGGAGAAACTGGCGGAGACCATCAAGGATACTGCGGCCTGCGGTCTTGGTCAGACGGCTCCCAATCCTGTTTTGTCCACCCTGCGGTATTTCCGCGACGAATACGATGCCCATGTCTTTGAACGGAGATGTCCTGCTGGCCAGTGCCGCAGTTTGCTTACCTACCGGATTGTGCCCGAAGTCTGTCGGGGATGCGGTCTTTGCGTGCGACGGTGCCCCCAAGAGGCGATTATCGGGGAGAAGGGACATGCCCACATGATCGTAACCGACAAGTGTATCCGCTGTGGGGCCTGCATGCAGTTTTGTCCCTTTGGGGCAATCGTGGCCAGCTAGGCGGCTAGGAGGGGAGAGGTGGAAGATGGATAAGATGGTTAAACTGCGTATTAACGGCCAAGAAGTGGAGGTGCCGGAGGGCACCACCATTTTGGAGGCAGCTAGAACCCTAGGGATCGACATCCCGACCCTTTGTCATCTGGAGGAACTGAAACCCTCCGGTAGCTGCCGGATTTGCTGTGTGGAAGTGAAGGGCATGCGTGGTCTGGTGCCTTCCTGTGCCTATCCGGTGGCGGAGGGCATGGAGGTCTCTACCCATGCTACCCGGGTGCAACAGGCCCGGCGGCATATTATTGAACTGTTGTTGGCCAATCACCCCGATGATTGTCTGTATTGTCCCAAGAACGGTGCTTGTCAGCTGCAGGAGTTGGCAGGCATGTATGGGATTATGGAGCGAAAGTTCATCGGCCGGAAACGGCACTATCCCATGGACAGTACGAGTCCCAGTATCGAACGGGATCCGGACAAGTGTATCCTCTGCGGGCGCTGTGTGCGGGTTTGTAAAGAGATCCAGACCGTTGGGGCCATTGAGTTTGTAGGCCGGGGCTTTGACACCATCGTTTTACCCGCCTTTGCCGAGGACTTGCACAACACGTCCTGCGTGAACTGTGGCCAGTGTACCCTGGTTTGTCCCACCGGTGCCTTGCGGGAGCGGCGTTCCATTGACCAGGTGGTTGGGGCTTTGCGGAACCTGGCGAAACACGTGGTAGTCCAGGTGGCTCCGGCGGTGCGGGTAGCCCTGGGTGAAGAATTTGGCCTGCCCTACGGGACCAATGTCACCGGTCAGATGGTCACGGCCCTGCGGCAGCTGGGCTTTGATGCGGTCTTCGATACCCAATTCAGTGCTGACCTCACCATCATGGAAGAGGGGACCGAGCTGATTCAAAGGCTGAGCTCCGGGGAGAACTTGCCGTTGCTCACCTCATGCAGTCCCGGTTGGATCAAGTATATAGAGCATTTCTATCCTGATTACTTGCCCAATCTGTCGACTTGCAAATCACCGCAACAGATGCTCGGGGCGGTGATCAAGACCTACTATGCCAAACAGAAGCTGATCAATCCGGAGGACATTTATGTTGTGTCGGTGATGCCTTGTACCGCCAAGAAGTTCGAGGCTACCCGGCCCG from the Bacillota bacterium genome contains:
- the nuoE gene encoding NADH-quinone oxidoreductase subunit NuoE; the encoded protein is MTEILSKYASKEPGNLIAILQDIQDKYGYLPREALVAAAVHTGLSTAEVYGVATFYNQFRFKPLGKYTISVCCGTACHVRGSAEILQTLESELEIRPGETTDDGLFTLETVACLGACSMAPVVMVNGEFHGKLTPKSVLKMINLYRKKG
- a CDS encoding NADH-quinone oxidoreductase subunit NuoF; this translates as MRTLMSKCCDRCTHSQENPCRDYITCRLEGPLCHDDAACRAKRQEIRAVLDGLKLSRPVVSVGMGTCGLASGADRVWTKLHELVEAAGLDVEFKQVGCIGLCFREVLVDVQKPNRPRVSFGPVTEDKVPLLIEYLQNDVLPMEMAIGRFPYGGEIEGEIPEQKVPLIYDLPVFAKQKRVALANCGLINPDSLSEYVHRGGFSALSKVLKEMKPQEVIATVTEAGLRGRGGGGFPTGRKWGFVAAESADKKYLVCNADEGDPGAFMDRSLLEGDPYRVLEGMLIAAYAMGATEGYIYVRAEYPLAIKKLKQAIKNMAELTLIGDNILGSGFNFHLKIKTGAGAFVCGEETALLASIEGKRGMPRPRPPYPAKEGLWGKPTCVNNVETFANVSTIIQKGAQWFAAIGTETSKGTKVFALTGKVNNTGLIEVPMGTTIREIVFDIGGGIANNGEFKAVQIGGPSGGCLPKELLDTPVDYESLLKAGAMMGSGGLVVVDQQTCMVDFARFFISFTCKESCGKCIPCREGTARILETMDRIVSARADETGDDTLVRFQSVVELEKLAETIKDTAACGLGQTAPNPVLSTLRYFRDEYDAHVFERRCPAGQCRSLLTYRIVPEVCRGCGLCVRRCPQEAIIGEKGHAHMIVTDKCIRCGACMQFCPFGAIVAS
- a CDS encoding 4Fe-4S binding protein — its product is MVKLRINGQEVEVPEGTTILEAARTLGIDIPTLCHLEELKPSGSCRICCVEVKGMRGLVPSCAYPVAEGMEVSTHATRVQQARRHIIELLLANHPDDCLYCPKNGACQLQELAGMYGIMERKFIGRKRHYPMDSTSPSIERDPDKCILCGRCVRVCKEIQTVGAIEFVGRGFDTIVLPAFAEDLHNTSCVNCGQCTLVCPTGALRERRSIDQVVGALRNLAKHVVVQVAPAVRVALGEEFGLPYGTNVTGQMVTALRQLGFDAVFDTQFSADLTIMEEGTELIQRLSSGENLPLLTSCSPGWIKYIEHFYPDYLPNLSTCKSPQQMLGAVIKTYYAKQKLINPEDIYVVSVMPCTAKKFEATRPEMEGAAGRDVDAVLTTRELALMIKQAGISFTELPPGEFDDPLGASTGAGALFGTTGGVAEAALRTVYYLVEGKLPEQIEFTPVRGLENIKEVELVLGGKQIRCAVAHGLGAARYLMEEALPKKEYHFVEIMACPGGCIAGGGQPVSFGRGMEAKKLRQEAVYALDRKAKLRFSHENPAVQALYEKFLGEPGSEKAHELLHTHYVRRGIC